The genome window CCACCACCAGCACAATCCACTTGCCACCATCACCtatctgccaccaccaccacttcaccTAAACTTCATCGGACAACCATGCATCGTTCTTTGCCTAACAACAAATCAAAACCCAAATCTACCCTACCCTTTTTCAAACCCACCtatctgccaccaccaccacccacttcTACCTGTGACCGTCTTTCAAACCCACCCACCTCTACCTGTGACCGTCTGCATAGCAATGTATCCACAAACAAGCATAACCACTAAACCCTTACACAGCCTCGTAAATCCCGTAAACAAGTTCGCACCCTACCAGTAACCAATCAAACAACAAATCACAAATAGATTCACTAATCTCTAAACACAGTTTCAACTTTCAACACaaataaatgagtaaattaaattaggttaaatgtAGTAATAATCGATGAGATTTGTACGGATAAATGAGGAACTTACTGCCAGAGAACTCATGATGAGTGGATAGTGTAGGTTTAGCTGATTAGATTTGATGAGATATGAATTTTGAGAGTGTGGTGGTAGATCGGAGTGAGGCGACGGTGTTACGGTGGTCGGAGATTGGGGAATTTGATGGGGAGGAGTAGATCTTGGGGTTGAGTGAGATTTAAGGGGTGAAGTTATTGTTGCGTTGAATGTTaatcaggggtttgaacatttctAAAGGTAGATAATTTCTAAAAGTAGATAATTTAACCACAAGCGGTGGGATTGTCTGGTTACGTCATGTGATTGCTTATGGAGTTTGAAGAACGTTGATTTGTTGTGTTGgggttgaagaagaagaaaaagggtAGGGTAGGttgatttttttctaaaaaaaaaaatccaaacatGTGTGTTCATGTTCTGAACTAAATTAGGGCTTAATAAAGTTATTTAGGGTTTTTAGAAGGGAAGAGATGACAAAAGACGGTCTTACCCCTGGCTCAAACAGTCAAATAGACGGAAGTGTGACGGAGAGACTAAAAGTATTATGAATTCATAAACTCAGaggctcaaaaaaccaaaaaatgaatttaggggctcagaCGCAAATTCAGTTTTTCTCTTATCCATATAACAAACTTCCTCCCCTCAAAAATATCCCAAAATCAAAACCACCTTCAAACACTCATCAATCTCAACCCTAACAACAACTTCACAAACCCTAGATTCAACCCTAAACCGCCATGGATCTCATAAAACAAGAGCTTCTAAAGAAACGGAAAGCTCTCTCGGAGGAAACCGGCGGCCGGAAAGTCTTCAAACGCTCAGAAATCGAACAAAAACGAATCCAAAAGCTTCGGGAAGAAGAAAAACGAGACGCAGAAGCCAAACGCCTCCGTCAAAATCAAATCCAAAACGACTCAAATCCGTCAGATCCGAACACATCAAACCCTAACTCAAACATCGATTCaacaaaatcaaaatctgaaTCCGTTACTTCGTCTTCAAAAGCTCCGATAACCGATGAACAGAAAATAGATTCGTTGAATTTACCGAAACAAGAGGTTATTCGCCGGTTACGGTTTCTGAAACAACCGGTTACGTTGTTTGGAGAGAGTGATGATGACCGGTTGGACCGGTTGAAGTATGTGTTGAAAGCTGGATTGTTTGAGTTAGATGATAGTGATATGACTGAGGGACAGACAAATGATTTTTTGAGAGATATTGTTGAATTGAAGAAGAGGCAGAAGTCAGGGATAATGAGTGAGAGGAAACGGAGATCAAACGAGGAGAATACGGAGGATAAGGATGGGGGAGGGGGTGAGGATGATGGTAGTGGTGATGGCGGTTCGTCTGGAATGGATCAGGATAAGGATTTTAAGCGGATGAAGGCGAGTTTTAACGAGCTTTGTGATGAGGATAAGATTTTGGTGTTTTTTAAGAAGTTGTTGATTGAGTGGAATCAGGAGTTGGATGAGATGAGTGATGTGGAGAAGAGGACGGCGAAGGGGAAGTCGACGTTTGCGACGTTTAAGCAGTGTGCACGGTATTTGAATCCGTTGTTTAAGTTTTGCAGGAAGAAGGTATGATTCATTGTTCTTTGTATTGGATTGTTGATTGCATTAGTTAATGTTAATTGTGTTAGGAATGTTAGTTGCTTGTTAGTGTGTTCATTTGAAACTGTTTAAGAACTTGTAAATGGTGGGAAGGATAGTGATGATAGAAATCGAAGTAGGTAACGGATAGAAACGTttgaaaatcaaataaaaacggTAGAAATAGGCTAGCTCTAAAGCTTGTTTGTGATACAGATACACCACACAAACAAACGATAGGGCAACGATATCCAACTGGAGATACAGACACACCACTACGCTTAGAGAGTTGGGTCTAAGAACACCACCCAACATGCCACAATTGAGCTAGCATAGACAAAATCAATTTAACTCAAAATCCATTGAGAGAAATTAGCCGAAGCGAAAATTCCCATACTCAAAAACacttcctttttcatttcttacGAACTGTTACATATAGAAGATTCTAAAAGAACTAACAGCTAACCCACGTCTAAAACAAAATAACACCTAGTAATTTAGTACTAAAtaacagtgttgtaaaagtcgctaggcggtccctagtcggccgactggggagttgagagtaatcggagtactcggagagtactcggggagtacgcggacatggtaaatataaagaaaattaattgttatatattatttatgtgttaaaataagcataattcatgtcaactgagtataatttaaaatgaaacatgtttaaagtttaaatattctgaatacaagtccgactagtctgagtacaaggccgagtagtccgagtacaaggccgagtaggccgattttgaccgagtttgaccgattaaaagtcaacaaaccacgttgaccgcctagaccgactaggccgactacgtccgactatgtccgactaggcgccgactaggccgactaggcaccgagtactcccgagtaatcccgaggcCGATTAATTGagaccgcctaggaggaagtTGCCTCGGAGGGggtccgaggaccgagtactcgccgagtactcggccgagtaatccgacttttacaacactgctaAATAATAAGCATAGAGTACAATATATAACTAACAATGAAAAAAAAAGGAAGTGCAGAACATTATGGGGATGTGGGACACTTTGTTGACTAAAGTGTTTTGCAAAAGAACTTGAATACCAATCTTGCTGCCAAAAATCAATTTCAATTTCCCCATGGAAGGCTTGACCTGACTATCTTTAACAATTTTAAATTGTGGCATTTTTATCGGGTCGATATTGCTATCAAGCGAGTTAGTTGAGGTTGTATTTGGTGTGAAATTGTGAAAGCACTGCCTTAAAAGGAATTTAGGACCATTGTGTTTGTTGTGTTCACATCATAGCTATTAA of Helianthus annuus cultivar XRQ/B chromosome 1, HanXRQr2.0-SUNRISE, whole genome shotgun sequence contains these proteins:
- the LOC110943747 gene encoding pre-mRNA-splicing factor 18 translates to MDLIKQELLKKRKALSEETGGRKVFKRSEIEQKRIQKLREEEKRDAEAKRLRQNQIQNDSNPSDPNTSNPNSNIDSTKSKSESVTSSSKAPITDEQKIDSLNLPKQEVIRRLRFLKQPVTLFGESDDDRLDRLKYVLKAGLFELDDSDMTEGQTNDFLRDIVELKKRQKSGIMSERKRRSNEENTEDKDGGGGEDDGSGDGGSSGMDQDKDFKRMKASFNELCDEDKILVFFKKLLIEWNQELDEMSDVEKRTAKGKSTFATFKQCARYLNPLFKFCRKKVLPDDIRKALMLVVNCCMKRDYLAAMDHYIRMAIGNAPWPIGVTMVGIHERSAREKIYTNSVAHVMNDETTRKYLQSVKRLMTFCQRRYPTMPSKAVEFNSLANGSDLQALLAEEKRNAGGSQQQQQEDKLFLMPPPKDD